From a single Arachis hypogaea cultivar Tifrunner chromosome 3, arahy.Tifrunner.gnm2.J5K5, whole genome shotgun sequence genomic region:
- the LOC112789621 gene encoding protein translation factor SUI1 homolog has translation MSEFDTNISTAFDPFAEANADDSGAGAKEYVHVRIQQRNGRKSLTTVQGLKKEFSYTKILKDLKKEFCCNGTVVQDPELGQVIQLQGDQRKNVSTFLVQAGIVKKEHIKIHGF, from the exons ATGTCTGAATTCGACACTAACATCTCAACTGCTTTTG ATCCCTTTGCTGAGGCAAATGCTGACGACTCAGGTGCTGGGGCAAAAGAGTATGTTCATGTGCGTATACAACAACGTAACGGAAGGAAAAGCCTGACAACTGTTCAAGGATTAAAGAAAGAATTCAGCTATACTAAGATACTCAAAGACCTGAAGAAAGAATTCTGCTGTAATGGTACTGTTGTACAGGACCCTGAGTTAGGCCAG GTCATACAGCTTCAGGGAGATCAAAGAAAGAACGTTTCAACTTTTCTTGTCCAAGCGGGCATAGTAAAGAAGGAGCATATCAAGATTCATGGTTTCTAA